A window of the Gemmatirosa kalamazoonensis genome harbors these coding sequences:
- a CDS encoding AAA family ATPase: MPRAPHLLRLSWKPTADAARASGVYPFDVPAVRALDALDLDAPVVCFVGENGSGKSTLLEAIAVAAELPTLGAADAVDDATLAGPRALAAVLRLAWSVRTRRGFFLRAEDFFGHLRRRALTTARVAREERERRARAPGDRDAWSADEPDADAEAAARLLPRVDARSHGESFLDLFATRMHDGLYLLDEPEAPLSPRRQLALLAIVDRAVRHGAQCVIATHSPILLAYPGARIYAFDDPPVREVPYAELPHVTLTRAFLEAPERFLKHL; encoded by the coding sequence GTGCCGCGCGCGCCCCACCTCCTGCGCCTCTCGTGGAAGCCGACCGCGGACGCCGCGCGCGCGTCGGGCGTCTACCCGTTCGACGTGCCCGCCGTCCGCGCGCTCGACGCGCTCGACCTCGACGCGCCGGTCGTCTGCTTCGTCGGCGAGAACGGGTCGGGCAAGTCGACGCTGCTCGAGGCGATCGCGGTCGCCGCGGAGCTGCCGACGTTGGGCGCCGCCGACGCGGTCGACGACGCGACGCTCGCCGGCCCGCGCGCGCTCGCCGCCGTGCTGCGCCTCGCCTGGTCGGTGCGTACGCGGCGCGGCTTCTTCCTCCGGGCCGAGGACTTCTTCGGCCACCTGCGGCGCCGGGCGCTGACGACGGCGCGCGTGGCGCGCGAGGAGCGGGAGCGCCGCGCCCGTGCGCCCGGCGATCGCGACGCGTGGAGCGCCGACGAGCCGGACGCCGACGCCGAGGCCGCGGCGCGTCTGCTCCCGCGCGTCGACGCGCGGTCGCACGGGGAGAGCTTCCTCGACCTCTTCGCGACGCGCATGCACGACGGCCTGTACCTGCTCGACGAGCCGGAAGCGCCGCTCTCCCCGCGCCGCCAGCTCGCGCTCCTCGCCATCGTCGACCGCGCGGTGCGCCACGGCGCGCAGTGCGTGATCGCCACCCACTCACCGATCCTGCTCGCCTATCCCGGCGCGCGCATCTACGCGTTCGACGACCCGCCGGTGCGCGAGGTGCCCTACGCCGAGCTGCCGCACGTGACGTTGACGCGGGCGTTTCTGGAGGCGCCGGAACGGTTCCTCAAACACTTGTGA
- a CDS encoding HAD family hydrolase: MSVAAVFFDVGETLVDESRLWRLWADWLGVPRDAFLDALYAVIARGEHHRRVFDVVRPDLAPFDVDAARRVRAAAGWPEDRFTADDVYPDAVPSLRALAERGYVVGIAGNQPAWTEAMLRGLDARIDVVASSERWGVEKPSPAFFAHLAGSVALPPSAIVYVGDRLDNDVLPALDAGMAGILLRRGPWGTAHALHPDAARATAIIDGLAELPNLVGRL; the protein is encoded by the coding sequence TTGAGCGTCGCGGCCGTCTTCTTCGACGTCGGCGAGACGCTCGTCGACGAGTCGCGTCTCTGGCGGCTGTGGGCCGACTGGCTCGGCGTGCCGCGTGACGCGTTCCTCGACGCGCTCTACGCGGTGATCGCGCGCGGCGAGCACCACCGCCGCGTGTTCGACGTCGTGCGCCCCGATCTCGCGCCGTTCGACGTCGACGCGGCCCGCCGCGTGCGCGCCGCCGCGGGGTGGCCCGAGGACCGGTTCACCGCCGACGACGTCTACCCCGACGCGGTCCCCAGCCTGCGCGCGCTCGCCGAGCGCGGGTACGTCGTCGGCATCGCGGGCAACCAGCCGGCGTGGACCGAGGCGATGCTGCGCGGGCTCGACGCGCGCATCGACGTCGTCGCGTCCAGCGAGCGGTGGGGCGTCGAGAAGCCGTCGCCCGCGTTCTTCGCGCATCTCGCCGGCTCGGTCGCCCTCCCGCCGTCGGCGATCGTCTACGTCGGCGACCGTCTCGACAACGACGTGCTCCCCGCGCTCGACGCCGGCATGGCGGGCATCCTGCTGCGCCGCGGGCCGTGGGGCACCGCGCACGCGCTCCACCCCGACGCCGCGCGCGCCACCGCAATCATCGACGGGCTCGCCGAGCTGCCTAACCTCGTTGGGCGCCTCTAG
- a CDS encoding NUDIX domain-containing protein, with protein sequence MPHFTYVLALLFTEDRRRVVLMHKTRPAWQAGRVNALGGKLLPGESALDAARREVREEAGVDVATWEEFLVWDDPVYRMHAVRAFDAAAHGARTAEDQAVFLADAAALPPNVIDNLRWLVPLALDRDVAAPVAVRSAAPEGSGLTEPPPNG encoded by the coding sequence ATGCCGCACTTCACCTACGTGCTCGCCCTGCTGTTCACCGAGGACCGCCGCCGCGTGGTGCTCATGCACAAGACACGCCCGGCGTGGCAGGCCGGCCGCGTGAATGCACTCGGCGGCAAGCTGCTGCCCGGCGAGAGCGCGCTCGACGCGGCGCGGCGCGAGGTGCGCGAGGAGGCCGGGGTCGACGTCGCGACGTGGGAGGAGTTCCTCGTCTGGGACGACCCCGTCTACCGCATGCACGCCGTGCGCGCGTTCGACGCGGCCGCCCATGGCGCGCGCACCGCCGAGGACCAGGCGGTGTTCCTCGCCGACGCCGCGGCGCTGCCGCCCAACGTGATCGACAACCTGCGCTGGCTCGTCCCGCTCGCGCTCGACCGCGACGTCGCCGCGCCGGTCGCCGTCCGCAGCGCGGCGCCCGAGGGCTCGGGGCTCACCGAGCCGCCGCCTAACGGTTGA
- a CDS encoding gamma-glutamyl-gamma-aminobutyrate hydrolase family protein codes for MTASTRRPTRPPIVGVTATVTRVNDGGPAPIDAAVVDAAYLDALRAAGMLPVLLPPSDPAQADAALDAVDALLLSGGEDIDPAHYGETPHAAAGPFAERRDRWEVALARAAQRRRVPTLAICRGAQLLNVALGGTLAQHLGDDAACGARHDRMADRRARVHPITVAPASALARVLDATSLDVNSYHHQAIARVAPPLTAAAWCDDGVVEAVESHDPAWPALGVQWHPEDLVRDAEPWERRIFDWLRQRVTRDG; via the coding sequence ATGACCGCCTCCACTCGCCGCCCCACGCGCCCGCCCATCGTCGGCGTCACCGCGACGGTGACCCGCGTGAACGATGGCGGCCCCGCGCCGATCGATGCCGCGGTCGTCGACGCGGCGTACCTCGACGCGCTGCGCGCCGCCGGGATGCTCCCGGTGCTCCTCCCGCCGTCGGACCCGGCCCAGGCGGACGCGGCGCTCGACGCGGTGGACGCGCTGCTGCTCTCCGGCGGCGAGGACATCGACCCCGCGCACTACGGCGAGACGCCGCACGCGGCCGCGGGGCCGTTCGCCGAGCGGCGCGACCGGTGGGAGGTGGCGCTCGCCCGCGCCGCGCAGCGACGCCGCGTGCCGACGCTCGCGATCTGCCGCGGCGCGCAGCTCCTCAACGTCGCGTTGGGCGGCACGCTCGCGCAGCACCTCGGCGACGACGCGGCGTGCGGCGCGCGGCACGACCGCATGGCCGACCGCCGCGCCCGCGTCCACCCGATCACCGTCGCGCCGGCGAGCGCGCTCGCGCGGGTGCTCGACGCGACGTCGCTCGACGTGAACTCCTACCACCACCAGGCGATCGCGCGCGTCGCACCGCCGCTCACCGCCGCCGCGTGGTGCGACGACGGTGTGGTGGAAGCGGTGGAGTCGCACGACCCGGCGTGGCCCGCGTTAGGCGTGCAGTGGCACCCGGAAGATCTCGTGCGCGACGCGGAGCCGTGGGAGCGGCGGATCTTCGACTGGCTGCGACAGCGTGTGACGCGTGACGGGTGA
- a CDS encoding RNB domain-containing ribonuclease — protein sequence MAERGFAVAPSDAALREVAATPPAPAAPPPAVRDLRELPWSSIDNAESKDLDQVEWAERADDGAVRVLVGIADVDALVPRGSAVDADAAHNATSVYAGADVFPMLPLALSADRTSLLEGEDRLAIVVELRVAADGTVERADVYRALLRNRAKLAYDDVGAWLERGGAPPESVARVPELSAQILLQYDAARRLQAERDRAGALDFETIEARPVTKGGAVVGLAVVHKNAARELIEDFMIAANVAIARFLEAHGSSGIRRVVREPERWARIVEIARRYGDALPDAPDSRALAAFLARRRAADPLRFPDLSLSIVKLMGPGEYALDRPGHDPGGHFGLAAEDYSHATAPNRRYADLVTQRLVKAVLAGAPQPYTDDELGSLAAHCTEREDAARAVERTVRKTAAALLLASRIGDTFDAIVTGAARKGTFVRLLDPPAEGRVVRGEAGMDVGERVRVRLLSVDPERGYVDFEGTEG from the coding sequence CTGGCCGAGCGCGGGTTCGCCGTCGCGCCGAGCGACGCCGCCCTGCGCGAGGTCGCCGCGACGCCGCCGGCGCCTGCCGCGCCGCCTCCTGCGGTCCGCGATCTGCGCGAGCTGCCGTGGTCGTCGATCGACAACGCGGAGTCGAAAGACCTCGACCAGGTGGAGTGGGCCGAGCGCGCCGACGACGGCGCGGTGCGCGTGCTCGTCGGCATCGCCGACGTCGACGCGCTCGTGCCGCGCGGGTCCGCCGTCGACGCCGACGCGGCGCACAACGCGACGTCGGTGTACGCCGGCGCCGACGTGTTCCCGATGCTCCCGCTCGCGCTCTCCGCCGACCGCACCTCGCTGCTCGAGGGCGAGGACCGGCTCGCGATCGTCGTGGAGCTGCGCGTCGCCGCCGACGGCACCGTCGAGCGTGCCGACGTCTATCGCGCGCTCCTGCGCAACCGCGCGAAGCTCGCCTACGATGACGTCGGCGCGTGGCTGGAGCGCGGCGGCGCGCCGCCCGAGAGTGTGGCGCGCGTCCCCGAGCTCTCCGCGCAGATCCTCCTGCAGTACGACGCCGCGCGACGGCTGCAGGCGGAGCGCGACCGCGCCGGCGCGCTCGACTTCGAGACGATCGAGGCGCGCCCCGTCACGAAGGGCGGCGCCGTCGTCGGCCTCGCCGTCGTGCACAAGAACGCCGCGCGCGAGCTGATCGAGGACTTCATGATCGCCGCGAACGTCGCCATCGCGCGCTTCCTCGAAGCGCACGGCTCGTCCGGCATTCGCCGCGTCGTGCGCGAGCCGGAGCGGTGGGCGCGCATCGTCGAGATCGCGCGTCGGTACGGCGACGCGCTCCCCGACGCGCCCGACTCGCGCGCGCTCGCCGCGTTCCTGGCGCGCCGCCGCGCCGCCGATCCGCTGCGCTTCCCCGACCTCTCGCTGTCGATCGTGAAGCTGATGGGTCCCGGCGAGTACGCGCTCGACCGCCCCGGCCACGACCCCGGCGGCCACTTCGGCCTCGCCGCCGAGGACTACTCGCACGCGACGGCGCCGAACCGCCGCTACGCGGATCTCGTCACGCAGCGCCTCGTGAAGGCGGTGCTCGCCGGCGCGCCGCAGCCCTACACCGACGACGAGCTCGGGTCACTCGCCGCGCACTGCACCGAGCGCGAGGACGCCGCCCGCGCCGTCGAGCGCACGGTGCGCAAGACGGCCGCCGCGCTGCTGCTCGCGTCGCGCATCGGCGACACGTTCGACGCGATCGTCACCGGCGCCGCGCGCAAGGGCACGTTCGTGCGTCTCCTCGATCCGCCGGCCGAGGGACGCGTCGTGCGCGGCGAGGCCGGGATGGACGTCGGCGAACGCGTGCGCGTGCGGCTGCTCTCCGTCGATCCCGAGCGCGGGTACGTCGACTTCGAGGGTACCGAGGGATAG
- the rocF gene encoding arginase → MSTTTPPVTMPVAMPATAPSPAAVVPRKVDAVRIIGVPMDLGASRRGVDMGPSALRLAGLADRLAQLGYTVEDCGNVRVPDRTTLGPAGEGGTGRDFLPSIALVCEELAALTATTVRLGAVPLVLGGDHSLGAGSVAGVATALGERGQRLGLIWLDAHGDLHTPETSHSGNVHGMPVAHLLGSGDPRLSHVSSVYPAVRAENLAFVGLRDLDPPEKAFIRQAGIAAFTMRDIDERGLRAVMSDAIEIASRGTGGIHVSCDADWVDPAEAPGVGTPVRGGATMREAHLAMEMISDTGALVGMDLVEINPILDRHNHTAELAVDLLASAFGRGIL, encoded by the coding sequence ATGTCGACCACCACGCCGCCCGTCACCATGCCCGTCGCCATGCCCGCCACCGCCCCGTCGCCCGCCGCCGTCGTGCCCCGCAAGGTCGATGCGGTGCGCATCATCGGCGTCCCGATGGACCTCGGGGCGAGCCGCCGCGGGGTCGACATGGGGCCGTCGGCGCTGCGGCTCGCCGGGCTCGCCGACCGGCTCGCGCAGCTCGGCTACACCGTCGAGGACTGTGGCAACGTGCGCGTCCCCGACCGCACGACGCTCGGGCCGGCCGGCGAAGGGGGCACGGGCCGTGACTTCCTGCCGTCGATCGCGCTCGTCTGCGAGGAGCTGGCCGCGCTCACCGCGACGACGGTCCGCCTCGGCGCGGTGCCGCTCGTCCTCGGCGGCGACCATTCGTTAGGCGCGGGATCCGTCGCCGGCGTGGCGACGGCGCTCGGGGAACGCGGGCAGCGGCTCGGCCTCATCTGGCTCGACGCGCACGGCGACCTGCACACGCCGGAGACGAGCCACAGCGGCAACGTGCACGGCATGCCGGTGGCGCACCTGTTAGGCAGCGGCGACCCGCGCCTGTCGCACGTGTCGAGCGTGTACCCGGCCGTGCGCGCGGAGAACCTCGCGTTCGTCGGCCTGCGCGACCTCGACCCGCCCGAGAAGGCGTTCATCCGGCAGGCGGGGATCGCCGCGTTCACGATGCGCGACATCGACGAGCGCGGGCTGCGCGCCGTGATGAGCGACGCGATCGAGATCGCCTCGCGCGGCACGGGCGGGATCCACGTGTCGTGCGACGCGGACTGGGTCGATCCGGCGGAGGCACCGGGGGTCGGCACGCCGGTGCGCGGCGGCGCGACGATGCGCGAGGCGCACCTCGCGATGGAGATGATCAGCGACACCGGCGCGCTGGTCGGGATGGACCTCGTGGAGATCAATCCCATCCTGGACCGGCACAACCACACCGCGGAGCTCGCGGTGGACCTGCTCGCCTCCGCGTTCGGCAGGGGAATTCTCTAG
- a CDS encoding PPK2 family polyphosphate kinase, with amino-acid sequence MTKHLAPVPLGERPDLDDRDAAPPRWAPDRDDLRDATHELLDRLGELQASLYADGRRALMVVLQGRDASGKDGVIRRVFSALNPQGSQVARFEAPTPLDRRHDFLWRVHAVVPPHGIVGIFNRSHYEDVLVARVRGLVPESTWRRRYAHINAFEQLLADEGVVQVKLCLHISREEQRQRLLERVDDPSKNWKFREGDLDDRALWSEYTAAYRDALAQTSTTWAPWYVVPADDKRARDWLIADLLVRTLERLDYRPPVARPELVAKWRQALTGEA; translated from the coding sequence ATGACCAAGCACCTCGCACCCGTTCCCCTCGGCGAGCGTCCCGACCTCGACGACCGTGACGCCGCGCCGCCGCGTTGGGCGCCCGACCGCGACGACCTGCGCGACGCGACGCACGAGCTGCTCGACCGGCTCGGCGAGCTGCAGGCATCGCTCTACGCCGACGGGCGTCGCGCGCTCATGGTCGTGCTCCAGGGACGCGACGCGTCCGGCAAGGACGGCGTCATCCGGCGCGTGTTCTCCGCGCTCAACCCGCAAGGGTCGCAGGTCGCGCGCTTCGAGGCGCCGACGCCGCTCGACCGGCGCCACGATTTCCTCTGGCGCGTGCACGCGGTGGTGCCGCCGCACGGCATCGTCGGGATCTTCAACCGCTCGCACTACGAGGACGTGCTCGTCGCGCGCGTGCGCGGGCTCGTCCCCGAGTCGACGTGGCGACGACGCTACGCCCACATCAACGCGTTCGAGCAGCTGCTCGCCGACGAGGGCGTCGTGCAGGTGAAGCTGTGCCTCCACATCTCGCGCGAGGAACAGCGGCAGCGACTGCTCGAGCGCGTGGACGACCCGTCGAAGAACTGGAAGTTCCGCGAGGGCGACCTCGACGACCGCGCGCTGTGGAGCGAGTACACCGCCGCGTACCGGGACGCGCTCGCGCAGACGAGCACCACGTGGGCGCCGTGGTACGTCGTGCCGGCGGACGACAAGCGCGCGCGGGACTGGCTCATCGCGGACCTCCTCGTGCGCACGCTCGAGCGGCTCGACTACCGTCCGCCCGTGGCCAGGCCGGAGCTCGTCGCGAAATGGCGGCAGGCGCTCACGGGTGAGGCGTGA
- a CDS encoding Lrp/AsnC family transcriptional regulator, whose amino-acid sequence MSDRRPPTPPSLDAVDHRLIALLRDNARTSVARLAEALGVSRGTVQNRVDRLVAGGVLLGFTVRTAPEAAAHRVRAVTMIAVEGERSEAILHTLRGFPEVRALHTTNGRWDIVAELGTDTLASFDEVLRRIRLIKGVASSETSLLLSTHKL is encoded by the coding sequence ATGTCAGACCGCCGGCCGCCCACCCCGCCCTCGCTCGACGCCGTCGACCACCGGCTCATCGCCCTGCTGCGCGACAACGCCCGCACCTCGGTGGCCCGGCTCGCCGAGGCCCTCGGCGTGTCGCGCGGCACGGTGCAGAACCGCGTCGACCGACTCGTCGCCGGCGGCGTGCTGCTCGGCTTCACGGTGCGCACCGCCCCGGAGGCCGCCGCGCACCGGGTGCGCGCGGTGACGATGATCGCCGTCGAGGGGGAGCGCTCCGAGGCGATCCTCCACACCCTGCGCGGCTTCCCCGAGGTCCGCGCGCTCCACACGACGAACGGGCGCTGGGACATCGTGGCCGAGCTGGGCACCGACACGCTCGCGTCGTTCGACGAGGTGCTGCGCCGCATCCGGCTCATCAAAGGGGTCGCGAGCTCGGAAACGAGTCTGCTGCTGTCGACGCACAAGCTGTGA